One genomic region from Bacillales bacterium encodes:
- the pdhA gene encoding pyruvate dehydrogenase (acetyl-transferring) E1 component subunit alpha has product MKDESFFPIQQIVNGEGKLVEKSFEGSLTDELVKVMYEKMLRARLFDRKGVNLQRQGRIGTYVPFEGQEAAQIGSASALEEGDWMFPTYRDHGATMTYGQSLSRIFLYWKGRYEGGVPPEGKHIFPPAVPIASQLLHATGAAWAEKKKGSDRAAIVYFGDGATSEGDFHEGMNFASVFDVPVVFFNQNNGFAISVPMSRQMKSKTIAQKALAYDMESVRVDGNDVFAVYFETKKALERARQGNGPTLIEAVTWRYGAHTTSDDPSKYRDNDKENEVRREKADPLLRVERYMKANGIADDGWFNNLEKALAEEIEKAVSDMESYPNVDVNDLFDHVFEHPTWTIEQQKQTYLAAKGGKDE; this is encoded by the coding sequence GCTCGTTGAGAAGTCTTTCGAAGGATCGTTGACCGACGAACTCGTCAAGGTCATGTATGAAAAGATGCTTCGTGCCCGATTGTTTGACCGCAAAGGTGTCAATTTGCAGCGCCAAGGACGCATTGGCACATACGTGCCGTTCGAAGGTCAGGAAGCCGCGCAAATCGGCAGTGCTTCCGCGCTTGAGGAAGGCGATTGGATGTTTCCGACCTACCGTGATCATGGAGCGACGATGACGTACGGTCAATCGTTAAGCCGCATTTTCCTGTATTGGAAAGGACGCTATGAAGGCGGCGTACCACCGGAAGGAAAACACATTTTTCCGCCGGCCGTGCCGATTGCATCGCAACTTCTGCATGCGACCGGGGCGGCATGGGCCGAAAAGAAAAAAGGTTCCGATCGTGCGGCGATCGTGTACTTTGGCGACGGAGCGACTTCCGAAGGCGATTTTCATGAGGGCATGAATTTCGCAAGTGTGTTCGATGTACCGGTCGTCTTTTTCAACCAAAACAACGGTTTCGCGATCAGCGTACCGATGAGCCGGCAAATGAAATCGAAGACGATCGCACAGAAGGCACTCGCCTATGATATGGAAAGTGTGCGTGTCGACGGAAATGACGTATTCGCGGTATATTTCGAAACGAAGAAGGCGCTTGAGCGGGCGCGTCAAGGAAACGGTCCGACGCTTATCGAAGCGGTTACGTGGCGTTACGGCGCGCATACGACATCGGACGATCCGTCCAAGTATCGGGACAATGACAAAGAAAACGAAGTACGCAGGGAAAAGGCCGATCCGCTGCTGCGGGTCGAACGGTATATGAAAGCGAACGGAATCGCCGACGACGGTTGGTTCAACAACCTCGAGAAGGCGTTAGCTGAAGAAATCGAAAAAGCCGTTTCCGACATGGAGTCGTATCCGAACGTCGACGTGAATGATTTGTTTGATCACGTGTTCGAGCATCCGACTTGGACGATCGAACAGCAGAAGCAGACGTATCTTGCAGCCAAAGGAGGGAAAGACGAATGA